One segment of Phragmites australis chromosome 13, lpPhrAust1.1, whole genome shotgun sequence DNA contains the following:
- the LOC133888325 gene encoding uncharacterized protein LOC133888325 isoform X4, which produces MDAYHQQRRFAGPGDTPPPPQPPHPSHPNAHWYPAPPPPYPPHPSHPYPPQHHRQWGPPPDIHHQRHPAPLPQQHPYAYQPLPPPMPMQPPPPAPGNPWPPHHAAGQPSPASYPPPPPGQAWTNHSWTQDHGYPGHGNEEDWATKAKAWAAAKSVTENRQVQQHVVSTSRTENHHYGYHDQYQQPAGLPTEVKEPLHPPIPQSSNDYVPFPMAGHHRETKHLLDRGPMVSPAKNFDSFPSTYEQEVSYNYSSAPGNGNAMPQYPSSQAQPFPTASSVQDGFPRAPPSMHVPSVEQPPFGHERQSVDPSDQPLEFNSRKAPDMPVHINYNSSIPAAPSVASNHDVVATSTHSWMPPAVGFLPQAPVPPQAAQMDPSVHAAPLFGAVSGSNYVPPAAFGVGSVTEVFPTDPNTLFSVAEKSKKPPVPNWLREELLKKKSAPLSALAQHSSNLNSMESKDAEQPLRRPDQSDSRSNDSAKSTEDDEADEDEIEAARVAAINQEIKRVLTEVLLKVTDDLFDEIATKVLNEDDSSAESNEPTGIFGSKEPNLGESKTKTSAKVVLSATPTNISSSDRKDSIGLSSPKGALLGLASYDSDDDDEDEGDGEAKIPSSNLSSEANASAANPEEGDKSTLGKRHGNHNEKNSSLGSTSSGEDPKYMNKKFQRSTNAEHEREHIHDTQNGEFPLDAKTFIQPKGAVHKMDDKAHRYAEVDIRNRKTSSGSHAEKYNDVESSHRHLEKSGKEDFLKKVKADHTKELESSTAEKYNNDDKYSMYGNLDKKGSFKEEKGSGKIAKHESDTREPYSRGNSKQDDAKGDRKDFSKDTREGNRDITDRGEGKVKDEKEDGSRQMTKSSSSHSSRRSRSRSRSPRERSRNRKESSSHVRGSVSSDEPSDSVKKRKLHSRKNSVSPSPPKSRNRKRRSRSRTPVKRR; this is translated from the exons ATGGACGCGTACCACCAGCAGCGCCGCTTCGCCGGCCCTGGcgacacgccgccgccgccgcagccgcctcATCCCTCCCACCCGAACGCCCACTGGTATCCCGCGCCCCCGCCACCGTACCCTCCCCACCCCAGCCACCCCTACCCTCCCCAGCACCACCGCCAGTGGGGCCCGCCCCCCGACATACATCACCAGCGCCACCCTGCGCCGCTGCCACAGCAGCACCCGTACGCGTACCAGCCGCTGCCCCCGCCGATGCCGATgcagccgccgccaccggcgcCTGGGAACCCCTGGCCTCCTCACCACGCCGCCGGCCAGCCCTCGCCGGCCAGCtaccctccgccgccgccggggcag GCTTGGACCAATCATTCATGGACTCAGGATCATGGATATCCAG GTCATGGCAATGAGGAAGATTGGGCTACAAAGGCGAAAGCATGGGCTGCTGCTAAGTCAGTTACGGAAAACCGCCAGGTTCAACAGCATGTTGTATCCACAAGTAGAACTGAAAATCATCATTATGGTTACCATGATCAGTATCAGCAACCAGCTGGTCTGCCTACAGAAGTTAAAGAACCTTTACACCCACCAATTCCTCAATCAAGTAACGACTATGTGCCATTTCCAATGGCAGGTCATCATAGGGAAACAAAACATTTGCTAG ATAGAGGTCCAATGGTGTCTCCAGCGAAGAATTTTGATTCATTTCCATCCACCTATGAGCAGGAGGTATCTTATAATTATTCTTCTGCTCCAG GTAATGGGAATGCTATGCCTCAATATCCAAGCTCGCAAGCACAACCATTTCCAACTGCTTCGTCTGTTCAAGATGGATTCCCACGGGCTCCGCCTAGTATGCATGTTCCCTCAGTGGAACAGCCTCCTTTTGGGCATGAACGACAGTCAGTTGATCCAAGTGACCAACCTTTGGAATTTAATAGCAGGAAAGCTCCTGATATGCCAGTCCATATAAATTACAATTCTAGTATCCCAGCTGCTCCATCAGTAGCATCTAATCATGATGTAGTTGCAACATCCACCCATTCATGGATGCCTCCTGCAGTAGGGTTTCTCCCTCAAGCTCCAGTGCCACCACAAGCAGCACAG ATGGATCCTTCTGTGCATGCTGCACCACTTTTTGGAGCAGTCTCTGGTTCAAACTATGTCCCACCTGCAGCATTTGGTGTTGGTAGTGTAACAGAAGTGTTCCCTACAGATCCAAACACTCTGTTTAGTGTTGCAGAAAAATCAAAGAAA CCTCCAGTACCTAACTGGCTTCGAGAAGAACTTTTGAAGAAAAAGTCAGCTCCATTGAGTGCTTTGGCACAGCACTCGTCGAATTTAAATTCCATGGAATCTAAAGATGCCGAACAACCACTAAGAAGACCTGACCAAAGTGACAGCAGAAGCAATGATTCAGCTAAATCCACTGAAGATGATGAAGCTGATGAG GATGAAATTGAAGCGGCTCGGGTGGCAGCAATCAACCAGGAAATTAAGCGTGTGCTAACTGAAGTTCTTTTGAAG GTTACTGATGATCTTTTTGATGAGATCGCAACAAAAGTTTTGAACGAAGATGATTCATCAGCTGAAT CCAATGAGCCCACTGGTATTTTTGGCTCGAAGGAGCCTAATCTGGGCGAATCAAAAACCAAGACCTCTGCTAAAGTTGTTCTCTCTGCTACGCCAACCAATATTAGCTCTAGTGATCGTAAAGATAGTATTGGGCTAAGTTCCCCTAAAGGTGCTCTTCTCGGTCTTGCTAGTTATGattcagatgatgatgatgaagatgagggTGATGGCGAGGCTAAGATTCCATCATCAAATTTATCATCTGAAGCTAATGCCAGCGCCGCTAATCCTGAAGAAG GTGATAAAAGCACTCTTGGTAAACGACATGGGAATCataatgaaaaaaattcttCACTCGGAAGCACTTCATCAGGGGAAGATCCTAAATATATGAACAAAAAATTTCAAAGGAGCACAAATGCAGAACATGAACGTGAGCATATTCATGACACACAGAATGGAGAATTTCCTTTAGATGCCAAAACTTTTATCCAGCCAAAGGGTGCAGTTCATAAAATGGATGACAAGGCACATAGATACGCAGAGGTAGATATCCGGAACAGAAAAACCTCTTCTGGCAGTCATGCTGAAAAGTACAATGATGTGGAAAGCAGTCACAGGCATTTAGAAAAGAGCGGCAAGGAGGACTTTTTAAAAAAGGTGAAGGCTGATCATACAAAAGAACTTGAATCTTCTACTGCAGAAAAATACAATAATGATGACAAATATAGCATGTATGGAAACCTTGATAAAAAGGGTAGCTTCAAGGAAGAAAAAGGTTCTGGTAAGATTGCAAAGCATGAATCAGATACAAGGGAGCCATACTCCAGAGGTAACTCTAAGCAGGATGATGCCAAGGGAGATCGAAAGGATTTTTCAAAGGATACTAGAGAGGGAAACAGGGATATTACTGATAGAGGAGAGGGGAAAGTAAAAGATGAAAAGGAGGACGGCTCAAGGCAAATGACAAAGAGCTCATCAAGTCATAGCAGTAGAAGGTCACGGTCACGATCACGATCTCCAAGAGAGAGAAGTCGAAATAGGAAGGAGAGCTCTTCACATGTTCGAGGGAGTGTTTCAAGTGATGAACCTTCTGATAGTGTGAAAAAGAG AAAGCTTCATTCGCGTAAAAACAGCGTGTCTCCCTCACCTCCAAAATCTAGAAACAG
- the LOC133888325 gene encoding uncharacterized protein LOC133888325 isoform X6, producing MDAYHQQRRFAGPGDTPPPPQPPHPSHPNAHWYPAPPPPYPPHPSHPYPPQHHRQWGPPPDIHHQRHPAPLPQQHPYAYQPLPPPMPMQPPPPAPGNPWPPHHAAGQPSPASYPPPPPGQAWTNHSWTQDHGYPGNGNAMPQYPSSQAQPFPTASSVQDGFPRAPPSMHVPSVEQPPFGHERQSVDPSDQPLEFNSRKAPDMPVHINYNSSIPAAPSVASNHDVVATSTHSWMPPAVGFLPQAPVPPQAAQMDPSVHAAPLFGAVSGSNYVPPAAFGVGSVTEVFPTDPNTLFSVAEKSKKPPVPNWLREELLKKKSAPLSALAQHSSNLNSMESKDAEQPLRRPDQSDSRSNDSAKSTEDDEADEDEIEAARVAAINQEIKRVLTEVLLKVTDDLFDEIATKVLNEDDSSAESNEPTGIFGSKEPNLGESKTKTSAKVVLSATPTNISSSDRKDSIGLSSPKGALLGLASYDSDDDDEDEGDGEAKIPSSNLSSEANASAANPEEGDKSTLGKRHGNHNEKNSSLGSTSSGEDPKYMNKKFQRSTNAEHEREHIHDTQNGEFPLDAKTFIQPKGAVHKMDDKAHRYAEVDIRNRKTSSGSHAEKYNDVESSHRHLEKSGKEDFLKKVKADHTKELESSTAEKYNNDDKYSMYGNLDKKGSFKEEKGSGKIAKHESDTREPYSRGNSKQDDAKGDRKDFSKDTREGNRDITDRGEGKVKDEKEDGSRQMTKSSSSHSSRRSRSRSRSPRERSRNRKESSSHVRGSVSSDEPSDSVKKRKLHSRKNSVSPSPPKSRNRYFICALFYNARNPLFYNATNYAGINEIRNVLVGSSIFADMFYG from the exons ATGGACGCGTACCACCAGCAGCGCCGCTTCGCCGGCCCTGGcgacacgccgccgccgccgcagccgcctcATCCCTCCCACCCGAACGCCCACTGGTATCCCGCGCCCCCGCCACCGTACCCTCCCCACCCCAGCCACCCCTACCCTCCCCAGCACCACCGCCAGTGGGGCCCGCCCCCCGACATACATCACCAGCGCCACCCTGCGCCGCTGCCACAGCAGCACCCGTACGCGTACCAGCCGCTGCCCCCGCCGATGCCGATgcagccgccgccaccggcgcCTGGGAACCCCTGGCCTCCTCACCACGCCGCCGGCCAGCCCTCGCCGGCCAGCtaccctccgccgccgccggggcag GCTTGGACCAATCATTCATGGACTCAGGATCATGGATATCCAG GTAATGGGAATGCTATGCCTCAATATCCAAGCTCGCAAGCACAACCATTTCCAACTGCTTCGTCTGTTCAAGATGGATTCCCACGGGCTCCGCCTAGTATGCATGTTCCCTCAGTGGAACAGCCTCCTTTTGGGCATGAACGACAGTCAGTTGATCCAAGTGACCAACCTTTGGAATTTAATAGCAGGAAAGCTCCTGATATGCCAGTCCATATAAATTACAATTCTAGTATCCCAGCTGCTCCATCAGTAGCATCTAATCATGATGTAGTTGCAACATCCACCCATTCATGGATGCCTCCTGCAGTAGGGTTTCTCCCTCAAGCTCCAGTGCCACCACAAGCAGCACAG ATGGATCCTTCTGTGCATGCTGCACCACTTTTTGGAGCAGTCTCTGGTTCAAACTATGTCCCACCTGCAGCATTTGGTGTTGGTAGTGTAACAGAAGTGTTCCCTACAGATCCAAACACTCTGTTTAGTGTTGCAGAAAAATCAAAGAAA CCTCCAGTACCTAACTGGCTTCGAGAAGAACTTTTGAAGAAAAAGTCAGCTCCATTGAGTGCTTTGGCACAGCACTCGTCGAATTTAAATTCCATGGAATCTAAAGATGCCGAACAACCACTAAGAAGACCTGACCAAAGTGACAGCAGAAGCAATGATTCAGCTAAATCCACTGAAGATGATGAAGCTGATGAG GATGAAATTGAAGCGGCTCGGGTGGCAGCAATCAACCAGGAAATTAAGCGTGTGCTAACTGAAGTTCTTTTGAAG GTTACTGATGATCTTTTTGATGAGATCGCAACAAAAGTTTTGAACGAAGATGATTCATCAGCTGAAT CCAATGAGCCCACTGGTATTTTTGGCTCGAAGGAGCCTAATCTGGGCGAATCAAAAACCAAGACCTCTGCTAAAGTTGTTCTCTCTGCTACGCCAACCAATATTAGCTCTAGTGATCGTAAAGATAGTATTGGGCTAAGTTCCCCTAAAGGTGCTCTTCTCGGTCTTGCTAGTTATGattcagatgatgatgatgaagatgagggTGATGGCGAGGCTAAGATTCCATCATCAAATTTATCATCTGAAGCTAATGCCAGCGCCGCTAATCCTGAAGAAG GTGATAAAAGCACTCTTGGTAAACGACATGGGAATCataatgaaaaaaattcttCACTCGGAAGCACTTCATCAGGGGAAGATCCTAAATATATGAACAAAAAATTTCAAAGGAGCACAAATGCAGAACATGAACGTGAGCATATTCATGACACACAGAATGGAGAATTTCCTTTAGATGCCAAAACTTTTATCCAGCCAAAGGGTGCAGTTCATAAAATGGATGACAAGGCACATAGATACGCAGAGGTAGATATCCGGAACAGAAAAACCTCTTCTGGCAGTCATGCTGAAAAGTACAATGATGTGGAAAGCAGTCACAGGCATTTAGAAAAGAGCGGCAAGGAGGACTTTTTAAAAAAGGTGAAGGCTGATCATACAAAAGAACTTGAATCTTCTACTGCAGAAAAATACAATAATGATGACAAATATAGCATGTATGGAAACCTTGATAAAAAGGGTAGCTTCAAGGAAGAAAAAGGTTCTGGTAAGATTGCAAAGCATGAATCAGATACAAGGGAGCCATACTCCAGAGGTAACTCTAAGCAGGATGATGCCAAGGGAGATCGAAAGGATTTTTCAAAGGATACTAGAGAGGGAAACAGGGATATTACTGATAGAGGAGAGGGGAAAGTAAAAGATGAAAAGGAGGACGGCTCAAGGCAAATGACAAAGAGCTCATCAAGTCATAGCAGTAGAAGGTCACGGTCACGATCACGATCTCCAAGAGAGAGAAGTCGAAATAGGAAGGAGAGCTCTTCACATGTTCGAGGGAGTGTTTCAAGTGATGAACCTTCTGATAGTGTGAAAAAGAG AAAGCTTCATTCGCGTAAAAACAGCGTGTCTCCCTCACCTCCAAAATCTAGAAACAGGTATTTTATTTGTGCCCTTTTCTATAATGCTAGGAATCCCCTTTTCTATAATGCTACGAATTATGCTGGGATTAACGAAATTAGAAATGTGCTGGTTGGCTCCAGTATTTTTGCAGATATGTTTTATGGTTAA
- the LOC133888325 gene encoding uncharacterized protein LOC133888325 isoform X3, whose product MDAYHQQRRFAGPGDTPPPPQPPHPSHPNAHWYPAPPPPYPPHPSHPYPPQHHRQWGPPPDIHHQRHPAPLPQQHPYAYQPLPPPMPMQPPPPAPGNPWPPHHAAGQPSPASYPPPPPGQAWTNHSWTQDHGYPGHGNEEDWATKAKAWAAAKSVTENRQVQQHVVSTSRTENHHYGYHDQYQQPAGLPTEVKEPLHPPIPQSSNDYVPFPMAGHHRETKHLLDRGPMVSPAKNFDSFPSTYEQEVSYNYSSAPGNGNAMPQYPSSQAQPFPTASSVQDGFPRAPPSMHVPSVEQPPFGHERQSVDPSDQPLEFNSRKAPDMPVHINYNSSIPAAPSVASNHDVVATSTHSWMPPAVGFLPQAPVPPQAAQMDPSVHAAPLFGAVSGSNYVPPAAFGVGSVTEVFPTDPNTLFSVAEKSKKPPVPNWLREELLKKKSAPLSALAQHSSNLNSMESKDAEQPLRRPDQSDSRSNDSAKSTEDDEADEDEIEAARVAAINQEIKRVLTEVLLKVTDDLFDEIATKVLNEDDSSAESNEPTGIFGSKEPNLGESKTKTSAKVVLSATPTNISSSDRKDSIGLSSPKGALLGLASYDSDDDDEDEGDGEAKIPSSNLSSEANASAANPEEGDKSTLGKRHGNHNEKNSSLGSTSSGEDPKYMNKKFQRSTNAEHEREHIHDTQNGEFPLDAKTFIQPKGAVHKMDDKAHRYAEVDIRNRKTSSGSHAEKYNDVESSHRHLEKSGKEDFLKKVKADHTKELESSTAEKYNNDDKYSMYGNLDKKGSFKEEKGSGKIAKHESDTREPYSRGNSKQDDAKGDRKDFSKDTREGNRDITDRGEGKVKDEKEDGSRQMTKSSSSHSSRRSRSRSRSPRERSRNRKESSSHVRGSVSSDEPSDSVKKRKLHSRKNSVSPSPPKSRNRYLLREETSGSCYSYTYLFSIMFHL is encoded by the exons ATGGACGCGTACCACCAGCAGCGCCGCTTCGCCGGCCCTGGcgacacgccgccgccgccgcagccgcctcATCCCTCCCACCCGAACGCCCACTGGTATCCCGCGCCCCCGCCACCGTACCCTCCCCACCCCAGCCACCCCTACCCTCCCCAGCACCACCGCCAGTGGGGCCCGCCCCCCGACATACATCACCAGCGCCACCCTGCGCCGCTGCCACAGCAGCACCCGTACGCGTACCAGCCGCTGCCCCCGCCGATGCCGATgcagccgccgccaccggcgcCTGGGAACCCCTGGCCTCCTCACCACGCCGCCGGCCAGCCCTCGCCGGCCAGCtaccctccgccgccgccggggcag GCTTGGACCAATCATTCATGGACTCAGGATCATGGATATCCAG GTCATGGCAATGAGGAAGATTGGGCTACAAAGGCGAAAGCATGGGCTGCTGCTAAGTCAGTTACGGAAAACCGCCAGGTTCAACAGCATGTTGTATCCACAAGTAGAACTGAAAATCATCATTATGGTTACCATGATCAGTATCAGCAACCAGCTGGTCTGCCTACAGAAGTTAAAGAACCTTTACACCCACCAATTCCTCAATCAAGTAACGACTATGTGCCATTTCCAATGGCAGGTCATCATAGGGAAACAAAACATTTGCTAG ATAGAGGTCCAATGGTGTCTCCAGCGAAGAATTTTGATTCATTTCCATCCACCTATGAGCAGGAGGTATCTTATAATTATTCTTCTGCTCCAG GTAATGGGAATGCTATGCCTCAATATCCAAGCTCGCAAGCACAACCATTTCCAACTGCTTCGTCTGTTCAAGATGGATTCCCACGGGCTCCGCCTAGTATGCATGTTCCCTCAGTGGAACAGCCTCCTTTTGGGCATGAACGACAGTCAGTTGATCCAAGTGACCAACCTTTGGAATTTAATAGCAGGAAAGCTCCTGATATGCCAGTCCATATAAATTACAATTCTAGTATCCCAGCTGCTCCATCAGTAGCATCTAATCATGATGTAGTTGCAACATCCACCCATTCATGGATGCCTCCTGCAGTAGGGTTTCTCCCTCAAGCTCCAGTGCCACCACAAGCAGCACAG ATGGATCCTTCTGTGCATGCTGCACCACTTTTTGGAGCAGTCTCTGGTTCAAACTATGTCCCACCTGCAGCATTTGGTGTTGGTAGTGTAACAGAAGTGTTCCCTACAGATCCAAACACTCTGTTTAGTGTTGCAGAAAAATCAAAGAAA CCTCCAGTACCTAACTGGCTTCGAGAAGAACTTTTGAAGAAAAAGTCAGCTCCATTGAGTGCTTTGGCACAGCACTCGTCGAATTTAAATTCCATGGAATCTAAAGATGCCGAACAACCACTAAGAAGACCTGACCAAAGTGACAGCAGAAGCAATGATTCAGCTAAATCCACTGAAGATGATGAAGCTGATGAG GATGAAATTGAAGCGGCTCGGGTGGCAGCAATCAACCAGGAAATTAAGCGTGTGCTAACTGAAGTTCTTTTGAAG GTTACTGATGATCTTTTTGATGAGATCGCAACAAAAGTTTTGAACGAAGATGATTCATCAGCTGAAT CCAATGAGCCCACTGGTATTTTTGGCTCGAAGGAGCCTAATCTGGGCGAATCAAAAACCAAGACCTCTGCTAAAGTTGTTCTCTCTGCTACGCCAACCAATATTAGCTCTAGTGATCGTAAAGATAGTATTGGGCTAAGTTCCCCTAAAGGTGCTCTTCTCGGTCTTGCTAGTTATGattcagatgatgatgatgaagatgagggTGATGGCGAGGCTAAGATTCCATCATCAAATTTATCATCTGAAGCTAATGCCAGCGCCGCTAATCCTGAAGAAG GTGATAAAAGCACTCTTGGTAAACGACATGGGAATCataatgaaaaaaattcttCACTCGGAAGCACTTCATCAGGGGAAGATCCTAAATATATGAACAAAAAATTTCAAAGGAGCACAAATGCAGAACATGAACGTGAGCATATTCATGACACACAGAATGGAGAATTTCCTTTAGATGCCAAAACTTTTATCCAGCCAAAGGGTGCAGTTCATAAAATGGATGACAAGGCACATAGATACGCAGAGGTAGATATCCGGAACAGAAAAACCTCTTCTGGCAGTCATGCTGAAAAGTACAATGATGTGGAAAGCAGTCACAGGCATTTAGAAAAGAGCGGCAAGGAGGACTTTTTAAAAAAGGTGAAGGCTGATCATACAAAAGAACTTGAATCTTCTACTGCAGAAAAATACAATAATGATGACAAATATAGCATGTATGGAAACCTTGATAAAAAGGGTAGCTTCAAGGAAGAAAAAGGTTCTGGTAAGATTGCAAAGCATGAATCAGATACAAGGGAGCCATACTCCAGAGGTAACTCTAAGCAGGATGATGCCAAGGGAGATCGAAAGGATTTTTCAAAGGATACTAGAGAGGGAAACAGGGATATTACTGATAGAGGAGAGGGGAAAGTAAAAGATGAAAAGGAGGACGGCTCAAGGCAAATGACAAAGAGCTCATCAAGTCATAGCAGTAGAAGGTCACGGTCACGATCACGATCTCCAAGAGAGAGAAGTCGAAATAGGAAGGAGAGCTCTTCACATGTTCGAGGGAGTGTTTCAAGTGATGAACCTTCTGATAGTGTGAAAAAGAG AAAGCTTCATTCGCGTAAAAACAGCGTGTCTCCCTCACCTCCAAAATCTAGAAACAG
- the LOC133888325 gene encoding uncharacterized protein LOC133888325 isoform X1, with protein MDAYHQQRRFAGPGDTPPPPQPPHPSHPNAHWYPAPPPPYPPHPSHPYPPQHHRQWGPPPDIHHQRHPAPLPQQHPYAYQPLPPPMPMQPPPPAPGNPWPPHHAAGQPSPASYPPPPPGQAWTNHSWTQDHGYPGHGNEEDWATKAKAWAAAKSVTENRQVQQHVVSTSRTENHHYGYHDQYQQPAGLPTEVKEPLHPPIPQSSNDYVPFPMAGHHRETKHLLDRGPMVSPAKNFDSFPSTYEQEVSYNYSSAPGNGNAMPQYPSSQAQPFPTASSVQDGFPRAPPSMHVPSVEQPPFGHERQSVDPSDQPLEFNSRKAPDMPVHINYNSSIPAAPSVASNHDVVATSTHSWMPPAVGFLPQAPVPPQAAQMDPSVHAAPLFGAVSGSNYVPPAAFGVGSVTEVFPTDPNTLFSVAEKSKKPPVPNWLREELLKKKSAPLSALAQHSSNLNSMESKDAEQPLRRPDQSDSRSNDSAKSTEDDEADEDEIEAARVAAINQEIKRVLTEVLLKVTDDLFDEIATKVLNEDDSSAESNEPTGIFGSKEPNLGESKTKTSAKVVLSATPTNISSSDRKDSIGLSSPKGALLGLASYDSDDDDEDEGDGEAKIPSSNLSSEANASAANPEEGDKSTLGKRHGNHNEKNSSLGSTSSGEDPKYMNKKFQRSTNAEHEREHIHDTQNGEFPLDAKTFIQPKGAVHKMDDKAHRYAEVDIRNRKTSSGSHAEKYNDVESSHRHLEKSGKEDFLKKVKADHTKELESSTAEKYNNDDKYSMYGNLDKKGSFKEEKGSGKIAKHESDTREPYSRGNSKQDDAKGDRKDFSKDTREGNRDITDRGEGKVKDEKEDGSRQMTKSSSSHSSRRSRSRSRSPRERSRNRKESSSHVRGSVSSDEPSDSVKKRKLHSRKNSVSPSPPKSRNRYFICALFYNARNPLFYNATNYAGINEIRNVLVGSSIFADMFYG; from the exons ATGGACGCGTACCACCAGCAGCGCCGCTTCGCCGGCCCTGGcgacacgccgccgccgccgcagccgcctcATCCCTCCCACCCGAACGCCCACTGGTATCCCGCGCCCCCGCCACCGTACCCTCCCCACCCCAGCCACCCCTACCCTCCCCAGCACCACCGCCAGTGGGGCCCGCCCCCCGACATACATCACCAGCGCCACCCTGCGCCGCTGCCACAGCAGCACCCGTACGCGTACCAGCCGCTGCCCCCGCCGATGCCGATgcagccgccgccaccggcgcCTGGGAACCCCTGGCCTCCTCACCACGCCGCCGGCCAGCCCTCGCCGGCCAGCtaccctccgccgccgccggggcag GCTTGGACCAATCATTCATGGACTCAGGATCATGGATATCCAG GTCATGGCAATGAGGAAGATTGGGCTACAAAGGCGAAAGCATGGGCTGCTGCTAAGTCAGTTACGGAAAACCGCCAGGTTCAACAGCATGTTGTATCCACAAGTAGAACTGAAAATCATCATTATGGTTACCATGATCAGTATCAGCAACCAGCTGGTCTGCCTACAGAAGTTAAAGAACCTTTACACCCACCAATTCCTCAATCAAGTAACGACTATGTGCCATTTCCAATGGCAGGTCATCATAGGGAAACAAAACATTTGCTAG ATAGAGGTCCAATGGTGTCTCCAGCGAAGAATTTTGATTCATTTCCATCCACCTATGAGCAGGAGGTATCTTATAATTATTCTTCTGCTCCAG GTAATGGGAATGCTATGCCTCAATATCCAAGCTCGCAAGCACAACCATTTCCAACTGCTTCGTCTGTTCAAGATGGATTCCCACGGGCTCCGCCTAGTATGCATGTTCCCTCAGTGGAACAGCCTCCTTTTGGGCATGAACGACAGTCAGTTGATCCAAGTGACCAACCTTTGGAATTTAATAGCAGGAAAGCTCCTGATATGCCAGTCCATATAAATTACAATTCTAGTATCCCAGCTGCTCCATCAGTAGCATCTAATCATGATGTAGTTGCAACATCCACCCATTCATGGATGCCTCCTGCAGTAGGGTTTCTCCCTCAAGCTCCAGTGCCACCACAAGCAGCACAG ATGGATCCTTCTGTGCATGCTGCACCACTTTTTGGAGCAGTCTCTGGTTCAAACTATGTCCCACCTGCAGCATTTGGTGTTGGTAGTGTAACAGAAGTGTTCCCTACAGATCCAAACACTCTGTTTAGTGTTGCAGAAAAATCAAAGAAA CCTCCAGTACCTAACTGGCTTCGAGAAGAACTTTTGAAGAAAAAGTCAGCTCCATTGAGTGCTTTGGCACAGCACTCGTCGAATTTAAATTCCATGGAATCTAAAGATGCCGAACAACCACTAAGAAGACCTGACCAAAGTGACAGCAGAAGCAATGATTCAGCTAAATCCACTGAAGATGATGAAGCTGATGAG GATGAAATTGAAGCGGCTCGGGTGGCAGCAATCAACCAGGAAATTAAGCGTGTGCTAACTGAAGTTCTTTTGAAG GTTACTGATGATCTTTTTGATGAGATCGCAACAAAAGTTTTGAACGAAGATGATTCATCAGCTGAAT CCAATGAGCCCACTGGTATTTTTGGCTCGAAGGAGCCTAATCTGGGCGAATCAAAAACCAAGACCTCTGCTAAAGTTGTTCTCTCTGCTACGCCAACCAATATTAGCTCTAGTGATCGTAAAGATAGTATTGGGCTAAGTTCCCCTAAAGGTGCTCTTCTCGGTCTTGCTAGTTATGattcagatgatgatgatgaagatgagggTGATGGCGAGGCTAAGATTCCATCATCAAATTTATCATCTGAAGCTAATGCCAGCGCCGCTAATCCTGAAGAAG GTGATAAAAGCACTCTTGGTAAACGACATGGGAATCataatgaaaaaaattcttCACTCGGAAGCACTTCATCAGGGGAAGATCCTAAATATATGAACAAAAAATTTCAAAGGAGCACAAATGCAGAACATGAACGTGAGCATATTCATGACACACAGAATGGAGAATTTCCTTTAGATGCCAAAACTTTTATCCAGCCAAAGGGTGCAGTTCATAAAATGGATGACAAGGCACATAGATACGCAGAGGTAGATATCCGGAACAGAAAAACCTCTTCTGGCAGTCATGCTGAAAAGTACAATGATGTGGAAAGCAGTCACAGGCATTTAGAAAAGAGCGGCAAGGAGGACTTTTTAAAAAAGGTGAAGGCTGATCATACAAAAGAACTTGAATCTTCTACTGCAGAAAAATACAATAATGATGACAAATATAGCATGTATGGAAACCTTGATAAAAAGGGTAGCTTCAAGGAAGAAAAAGGTTCTGGTAAGATTGCAAAGCATGAATCAGATACAAGGGAGCCATACTCCAGAGGTAACTCTAAGCAGGATGATGCCAAGGGAGATCGAAAGGATTTTTCAAAGGATACTAGAGAGGGAAACAGGGATATTACTGATAGAGGAGAGGGGAAAGTAAAAGATGAAAAGGAGGACGGCTCAAGGCAAATGACAAAGAGCTCATCAAGTCATAGCAGTAGAAGGTCACGGTCACGATCACGATCTCCAAGAGAGAGAAGTCGAAATAGGAAGGAGAGCTCTTCACATGTTCGAGGGAGTGTTTCAAGTGATGAACCTTCTGATAGTGTGAAAAAGAG AAAGCTTCATTCGCGTAAAAACAGCGTGTCTCCCTCACCTCCAAAATCTAGAAACAGGTATTTTATTTGTGCCCTTTTCTATAATGCTAGGAATCCCCTTTTCTATAATGCTACGAATTATGCTGGGATTAACGAAATTAGAAATGTGCTGGTTGGCTCCAGTATTTTTGCAGATATGTTTTATGGTTAA